Genomic segment of Leuconostoc mesenteroides subsp. mesenteroides:
AATCGTGATGGACAAATTAATTACCCAGTCGTCAATCGGTTGGCACAAACACTCTCCAGTTTACAAAAATCTGGTCATGAAATTTTATTAGTTACCTCTGGAGCAATTGGTGTTGCATTGGATCAGATGAATCTGCAAAAACGGCCACAAGAGATTCCGCAACAACAAGCACTAGCTGCTATTGGTCAAGGATACTTGATGTCATTGTACAACCAAAGTTTTGCATTTTATCAGCAACTAGTTGGACAAGTTTTATTGACATATGATGTGTTCGACAATAAAGTGATGCTTGAAAATACAATGAATGCCGTTGAAATGATGTTCGCACAACATGTTATTCCCATTGTTAATGAAAATGATGTGATTGCAGTTGATGAGCTTGATCATCAACATTCATTTGGCGATAATGACCGCCTAGCCGCGATTGTGACACGTGAAATTGGTGCTGACGGGCTCATTATTTTGAGTGATGTTGACGCGTTGTACACGTCTAATCCGAATATTGATGAATTTGCACAAGCTATTGATAAAGTGACGGAAATTACTGATGATATTCGTATGAGCGCCACCGGATCGACTTCCGGTTTAGGAACAGGTGGGATGAGCACAAAACTTGCTGCTGGTGAATTTGTGATGAA
This window contains:
- the proB gene encoding glutamate 5-kinase, which encodes MSSWHRIVIKVGTSTIVNRDGQINYPVVNRLAQTLSSLQKSGHEILLVTSGAIGVALDQMNLQKRPQEIPQQQALAAIGQGYLMSLYNQSFAFYQQLVGQVLLTYDVFDNKVMLENTMNAVEMMFAQHVIPIVNENDVIAVDELDHQHSFGDNDRLAAIVTREIGADGLIILSDVDALYTSNPNIDEFAQAIDKVTEITDDIRMSATGSTSGLGTGGMSTKLAAGEFVMKSGGKMVLINGNNPALILEVIAGKQVGTLFQGE